A region from the Bacteroidota bacterium genome encodes:
- a CDS encoding T9SS type A sorting domain-containing protein, with protein MTVRFILFLSLMMSGLSTLTQTIIPGGFVSGTWDKSGSPYLVQGDVTVHSDSFLYILPGTEVRFGSDNGMDVYGVLKIIGVLNDSVFLTATDTTLGWNGLGIYNQINAGTDSSEIRFAKVQYAGNAALQGQGGALYAENSARMIISNSRLCYNRAESGAGIYLRNSPVNLKNLRIDQNTAGNKGGGIFCHNSNVILDNIHVIYNNSLTGAGLYLLASDVLLTGSSINHNISMAGGGGAVLHEGSDGVFSNTSFSWNTAHGSGGGVALLENSLASFSYCSFEGNNCIQEQYLAYGGGVFITNYDNIPVFTNCVFLDNHTDNNGGGLYSESPLRILNSLVVYNLAGDSATLGGGGLFLGKEYSLIINTTFSDNMAAQGSAFYLWAAGADVFNSVVWDDLFPPEKRIFLDALSFPARLRLHHGTLIDGEASIGGRGVFNLEYGDEMLDSDPLFIGAGNFNLTNNSPCIDKGLLDSLAIIIPPFDLAGNPRVVGDSIDMGCYENQHGIGIFTLQEETGCRIYPSPFTESFKVELLDGMIIDVLLYDLSGKRLIYYLNEQRQDNKSCEIYVPYLSPGIYILNIITSKGKVSARLIKK; from the coding sequence ATGACTGTACGATTTATTCTTTTCCTTTCCCTTATGATGTCAGGACTGTCAACCCTGACACAAACCATTATTCCTGGTGGATTTGTTAGTGGTACATGGGATAAATCAGGCTCTCCCTACCTGGTACAGGGCGATGTTACCGTACATTCCGATTCCTTCCTATACATTTTGCCAGGAACGGAAGTCCGATTCGGTTCTGATAATGGAATGGATGTATATGGCGTATTGAAGATTATCGGCGTCCTAAACGATTCTGTTTTTTTAACCGCCACAGATACCACTCTGGGATGGAATGGATTGGGTATTTATAACCAGATAAATGCCGGTACCGACAGCTCAGAAATTAGGTTCGCAAAGGTTCAATATGCCGGTAACGCTGCTTTGCAAGGACAAGGAGGGGCTCTTTACGCGGAAAATTCGGCGAGGATGATCATAAGCAACAGCCGCTTATGCTATAACAGGGCTGAATCAGGAGCAGGAATATATTTGCGGAATTCACCGGTTAATTTGAAAAACTTGAGAATTGACCAAAATACGGCGGGAAACAAAGGAGGTGGAATATTTTGCCATAACTCCAATGTCATTTTGGATAATATTCATGTGATATACAACAACTCCCTGACAGGAGCAGGTTTGTACCTTCTCGCTTCCGATGTTTTATTAACCGGCTCTTCCATAAACCATAACATTAGCATGGCTGGTGGTGGTGGCGCTGTATTGCATGAGGGATCAGATGGTGTTTTTTCTAACACTAGTTTTAGCTGGAATACAGCTCATGGTAGTGGTGGGGGAGTGGCTCTGCTGGAAAACAGCTTGGCTTCATTCTCTTATTGCTCCTTTGAAGGAAATAATTGTATCCAGGAACAATACCTTGCCTACGGTGGCGGTGTTTTTATTACGAATTATGACAATATCCCGGTTTTCACCAATTGTGTATTTTTAGATAATCATACAGATAATAATGGAGGTGGATTATACTCTGAATCACCTCTACGAATACTGAATTCATTGGTGGTGTATAATCTGGCAGGTGATAGTGCTACCTTGGGTGGAGGAGGACTCTTCCTGGGTAAAGAGTATTCTCTTATCATCAATACAACATTTTCCGATAACATGGCAGCACAGGGTTCTGCCTTCTATCTTTGGGCTGCAGGAGCAGATGTTTTTAATAGTGTCGTCTGGGATGATCTCTTTCCCCCGGAAAAGAGAATATTCCTGGATGCTTTGTCATTTCCCGCAAGACTAAGGTTGCACCATGGAACCCTTATTGACGGCGAAGCTTCGATTGGGGGCAGAGGAGTGTTTAATCTTGAATATGGGGACGAAATGCTGGATTCTGATCCTTTGTTTATCGGTGCCGGAAATTTTAATCTTACAAATAATTCACCTTGCATTGACAAAGGTTTGCTGGATAGCCTGGCTATTATAATCCCACCCTTTGACCTGGCAGGGAATCCAAGGGTTGTTGGTGACAGCATTGATATGGGATGTTATGAAAATCAGCATGGGATAGGGATTTTTACTCTTCAGGAAGAAACAGGATGCAGGATCTATCCTTCCCCATTTACAGAGAGTTTTAAGGTTGAATTACTTGATGGTATGATCATCGATGTTTTGCTGTATGATCTTTCAGGAAAAAGGCTGATATATTATTTGAATGAGCAAAGACAGGATAATAAAAGCTGTGAAATATATGTACCTTATCTGAGCCCGGGTATATACATCCTAAATATTATTACCTCCAAAGGAAAAGTTTCAGCAAGATTGATAAAAAAATAA